GAAGTAGATAATTGGTTTGATTGTGGAAAAAAGGAAACGCTTTTGGAGGCGAATGCTAGTCTTTTGAAAAGACACGGCTTTGAAACTTCAGTTTCTACGGATTATCCCAACTGTATTATTATTCAACCTGTCCGATTTGGCAAACAATGTAAGTTGGAAAACTCCATTATTGGACCTAATGTAGCGATTGGAGACCATACAAATATCTCAAATTCTATCATTCAAAATAGTATTATAGGTTCATTTTCAGAGCTGACTCACGCTACATTAGACAAATCAATCATAGGAAGTGATTCCTCTTTAAAAGGCTTGATTCAAAGTCTAAATATTGGAGATAGTACAGAAATCAATTTTACCAGTAATAATGAATAAACAAATATAAAGGCAAAATATTATAAGAGATTTTTTACAAAATAGCATTAATTGGGGAGTTACTGACCTAATGCACACTCAACAAGCTGCCCGTGTTCGGCTTATCAATTTGGTGTGTCTTTCGTTAGGCTCTGTTTTTTTGGTAGGAATGCTAGGTTTGTTTATTCTGAATACATTTTGGACAAAAGAACTCATACTAAGCACTTTTCTTGTTTGGCTAGGTTTCCTTTGTCCTATTTTGTTCAACAGGCTTGGTAAGACAGATTTAGCCAAAATATTTTTTGTCTTTCAGATTATTATTGCTCATCTCATTTTCTTTTTAGTTTTTAATAGAGAATCAGCCATGAGGGCTTTTATCTTACCCATCAGTATCATCATAATTATGTTATTTTCGGGGCAAGAACAGAGCTTACAGCTCTTTTTTCTTCTTGCTTTTGGTGCAATAATAGGTTGGCTAGAGTTTTTACCAAAAGATTTTACAGAGCTTGGAGTATTTATGCCACCCTCTACGGCAGCAATTTTCCGAATTATCATTTGGGTAATGGCAGTTTGTATGAACTTACTCATTGTTGCCACAGCCATGCGAATGGTAAGTCAGAGCGAAGACTTATTGAGAAATTTACTTATAGAAGCAAATAAACAGAACGATGCACTTCAATACCAAGACAATTCTTTTAAAGAAAATCAAGAAGAGTTACTGACAATGAATCAGGAACTGATGAACCAAAGAGAACGACTAGAAGAACTTATTGCAGAACGAAGTACAAGATTACGCTATACAGAAGCTCAATTATTAAAACAAGTAGAAGACCTTGCCGAATCTGAAAAAGAACTTCGGAAATATGCAGAAGAAATGCAGCTTACCAACGAAAGATTGGCTGCTGCCAAAACAAAACTTCAGCATACATTAGAAAGGGAAAGGGAAGTAAATGAACAGTTGGCAACTACTATTAGAGAATTAAA
The genomic region above belongs to Bernardetia sp. and contains:
- a CDS encoding sensor histidine kinase, which codes for MHTQQAARVRLINLVCLSLGSVFLVGMLGLFILNTFWTKELILSTFLVWLGFLCPILFNRLGKTDLAKIFFVFQIIIAHLIFFLVFNRESAMRAFILPISIIIIMLFSGQEQSLQLFFLLAFGAIIGWLEFLPKDFTELGVFMPPSTAAIFRIIIWVMAVCMNLLIVATAMRMVSQSEDLLRNLLIEANKQNDALQYQDNSFKENQEELLTMNQELMNQRERLEELIAERSTRLRYTEAQLLKQVEDLAESEKELRKYAEEMQLTNERLAAAKTKLQHTLEREREVNEQLATTIRELKSTQAQLTQAEKMASLGQLTAGIAHEINNPINFVYAGMDALHTNIEELLSWTSKENISPELHEEYDELIDETRTLLEDIQIGAMRTFEIVKGLRNFSRLDEEEIRKTHINDHISTTLILLRNQIKENQITVKRELDDSIMPIECYPGQLNQVLMNICSNAIQAIIEKQKNDIGNEAIEKATLKITTKNQDTSILLLISDNGIGMNEEVQKRIFEPFYTTKNVGEGTGLGMSITYGIIEKHQGKITVESKLGEGTTFEICLPKKLLN